One segment of Schistocerca cancellata isolate TAMUIC-IGC-003103 chromosome 2, iqSchCanc2.1, whole genome shotgun sequence DNA contains the following:
- the LOC126152056 gene encoding pyrokinin-1 receptor-like, which translates to MGESFSIEGVAATAATEGIMRFLVDQDTVRPAVGAAEDAIDAADILLLSTALPVNASDDGAPGKAGASNSTAASAAAAALEVVAVRHPLYVVVPMTVLYAIIFFTGVLGNMTTCIVIYRNKHMHTTTNYYLFSLAVSDLLLLVSGLPPEVYQVWKHYPYIFGLTFCRLRGLAAETSSNATVLTITAFTVERYVAICHPFLSHTMSKLSRAVKLIVAVWLLSLACAVPQALHLQIVGPAGMTRCMFREETVHHLFEISTFLFFVAPMTLITILYALIGLRLRRSSAMKRDAGTYGHRNGAGTGHQHYGCVATAADKDGAHSASASLTPRHHHAAGRASHSSQSRRVLKMLGE; encoded by the exons ATGGGCGAATCGTTTAGCATAGAGGGCGTTGCTGCGACGGCAGCGACCGAGGGCATAATGCGGTTTTTGGTGGATCAGGACACGGTGCGGCCGGCGGTGGGGGCGGCAGAGGACGCGATCGACGCGGCTGACATTCTGTTGTTGTCGACGGCGCTGCCGGTGAACGCGTCGGATGACGGCGCCCCTGGAAAGGCGGGGGCATCCAACTCTACGGCTGCgtcggcggccgcggcggcgctgGAGGTGGTGGCCGTGCGGCACCCGCTGTACGTGGTGGTGCCCATGACGGTCCTCTACGCCATCATCTTCTTCACCGGCGTGCTGGGCAACATGACGACGTGCATCGTCATCTACCGCAACAAGCACATGCACACCACCACTAACTACTACCTGTTTAGCCTGGCCGTGTCCGACCTGCTGCTGCTCGTGTCCGGGCTGCCGCCCGAGGTGTACCAGGTGTGGAAGCACTACCCCTACATCTTCGGGCTGACCTTCTGCCGGCTGCGCGGCCTCGCCGCCGAGACGTCGTCGAACGCGACGGTGCTGACCATCACGGCGTTCACGGTGGAGCGGTACGTGGCCATCTGCCACCCGTTCCTGTCGCACACCATGTCGAAGCTGTCGCGCGCCGTCAAGCTGATCGTGGCCGTGTGGCTGCTGTCGCTGGCGTGCGCCGTGCCGCAGGCGCTGCACCTGCAGATCGTCGGGCCGGCCGGCATGACGCGCTGCATGTTCCGCGAGGAGACGGTGCACCACCTGTTCGAGATCTCGACGTTCCTCTTCTTCGTGGCGCCCATGACGCTCATCACCATACTGTACGCGCTCATCGGGCTGCGGCTGCGGCGCTCGAGCGCCATGAAGCGCGACGCCGGGACCTACGGCCACCGCAACGGCGCCGGCACGGGCCACCAGCACTACGGCTGCGTCGCGACGGCGGCGGACAAGGACGGCGCCCACTCGGCGTCGGCGTCCCTG ACGCCGCGCCACCACCACGCCGCCGGCAGGGCTAGCCATTCCTCGCAGTCGCGGCGCGTCCTCAAGATGCTCGGTGAGTAG